A single window of Sphingobacteriales bacterium DNA harbors:
- a CDS encoding alginate export family protein, which produces MKKIIGLLVIANLYILNAHAQHKFELGAEFRPRFEQRLGYRTLASDGSKSAFFISERLRLNALYNYKFINLYVSLQDYRVWGNEEQVKNFGSFGLHEGWAEFDIKKVVSFKMGRQELSYEDNRLLGNLDWVQQARSHDGLVIKFQKKNTKLHVGSVFNQSAENNFGTVYKLNNYKFLNYAWLNQKFDSSRVSLSYYLISDGIPNKDSIPTTFFRVTTGPRVELKYKHISANASFYVQSGKTINNNKILAYMATVYAEYTSPKINVGLGYDYLSGNNASKTSDKKYKAFHTLYPTNHKFYGHMDYFLDIPTDTKLGGLQDAYLRVNYKPKPKGMLGADAHYFFLANKVAKSGSTTEYLKLPLGFEMDIYGSYKPLDFLTINAGYSFMLASSSMEAIKGGDRKHYNGWSYVMLTLKPTLFKHERE; this is translated from the coding sequence ATGAAAAAAATAATAGGACTTTTAGTGATTGCAAATTTATATATTTTGAATGCACATGCGCAACACAAATTTGAATTAGGAGCAGAGTTTAGACCAAGATTTGAACAACGACTAGGCTATAGAACATTAGCCAGTGATGGTAGCAAAAGCGCCTTCTTTATTTCAGAAAGATTAAGACTAAATGCTTTGTATAACTACAAATTTATAAACTTATATGTTAGTCTACAAGATTATAGAGTTTGGGGAAATGAAGAGCAAGTTAAAAATTTTGGAAGTTTTGGATTACACGAAGGTTGGGCAGAATTTGATATAAAAAAGGTGGTCTCTTTTAAAATGGGTAGACAAGAATTATCTTATGAAGATAACAGACTATTGGGTAATTTAGATTGGGTACAACAAGCAAGAAGCCATGATGGATTGGTTATAAAATTTCAAAAGAAAAATACAAAACTACATGTTGGAAGTGTATTCAATCAATCTGCAGAGAATAATTTTGGGACGGTATATAAACTAAACAACTATAAGTTTCTAAACTATGCATGGCTAAATCAAAAATTTGATAGTAGTAGAGTATCGTTATCGTATTATCTAATTTCTGATGGAATACCAAATAAAGATAGCATACCAACAACATTCTTTAGGGTGACAACAGGACCAAGAGTAGAACTTAAATACAAACATATATCCGCAAATGCTTCATTTTATGTACAATCTGGAAAGACTATCAATAATAATAAGATATTAGCATATATGGCAACTGTATATGCAGAGTATACAAGCCCAAAAATAAACGTAGGACTAGGTTATGATTATTTATCTGGAAATAATGCCTCAAAGACTTCAGATAAAAAATATAAAGCATTCCATACATTATATCCAACTAATCATAAGTTTTATGGACATATGGATTACTTCTTAGATATTCCAACAGATACAAAACTAGGTGGGTTGCAAGATGCATATCTAAGAGTAAATTATAAACCAAAACCAAAAGGGATGTTAGGTGCGGATGCACATTATTTTTTTCTGGCAAATAAAGTTGCAAAATCAGGTTCTACCACAGAATATTTAAAACTTCCATTAGGATTTGAAATGGATATATATGGTTCTTATAAACCATTAGATTTTCTTACAATTAATGCAGGCTATTCATTTATGCTTGCCTCATCATCAATGGAAGCTATAAAAGGTGGAGATAGAAAACACTATAATGGGTGGAGTTATGTGATGCTGACATTAAAACCTACATTATTTAAACATGAAAGAGAATAA
- a CDS encoding c-type cytochrome, with amino-acid sequence MVKDPADMIANDPEAKKLFEEYKTPMLPLGLTDAEIDDVYAYLKQNDAQ; translated from the coding sequence ATGGTTAAAGACCCTGCAGACATGATAGCAAACGACCCAGAAGCAAAAAAATTATTTGAAGAATATAAAACACCAATGTTGCCGCTTGGATTAACTGATGCAGAAATTGATGATGTGTACGCATATCTAAAACAAAATGACGCACAGTAA
- a CDS encoding Crp/Fnr family transcriptional regulator: MEKEDLIDVVSKGIKANFPNLSYNTILELLPHFEFQEVQKKQEVIKIGQYNGKIIFVISGLFRAYYYQDDTENTFWFREEFTVFASHKSILRNKPSTIAYQALEDSVISVIDYSILKKFGEENPAVANSIISVLESLILELIDRVEEFITLNPEQRYQSFLDRNSKVLNRIPQNQLASFLGITPESFSRLKARMMKK, encoded by the coding sequence ATGGAAAAAGAAGATTTGATTGATGTAGTAAGTAAAGGAATAAAAGCAAATTTTCCTAACCTAAGTTATAATACAATTCTAGAGTTACTACCTCATTTTGAATTTCAGGAAGTACAGAAAAAACAAGAAGTTATAAAAATTGGACAATACAACGGAAAAATTATCTTTGTAATCTCAGGTTTGTTTAGAGCTTATTATTACCAAGATGATACAGAAAATACATTTTGGTTCAGAGAAGAATTTACCGTCTTTGCGTCACACAAAAGCATACTGCGAAACAAACCATCTACCATTGCTTACCAAGCATTAGAAGATAGTGTTATTTCAGTGATAGATTATTCTATATTAAAAAAATTTGGAGAAGAAAATCCAGCAGTTGCAAATAGCATTATCAGCGTGCTCGAAAGTCTAATCTTAGAATTAATTGATAGAGTTGAAGAGTTTATTACTCTCAATCCAGAACAACGATATCAAAGTTTTTTAGATAGAAATTCTAAAGTACTCAATAGAATTCCACAAAATCAATTAGCATCATTTTTAGGTATTACACCAGAATCATTTAGCAGACTAAAAGCTAGAATGATGAAGAAATAG
- a CDS encoding aminotransferase class V-fold PLP-dependent enzyme — MNKEYQHFATNAIRTQHERAFREHSVPMYITSSFTFDDAEQARALFADEYVDNIYSRFSNPNVNEFVEKMCVLEGMEDGFGTATGMAAVFASMMPFLQQGDHILASSALFASSTRIIKDFLPKWGIEHSFFDIKKPETWESQIQPNTKMIFAETPSNPGLVLIDLEYLCTIAKKHNVLVNIDNCFATPYLQQPAKYGVDIITHSATKFIDGQGRVTGGIVLANKELTKEIRQFCRQTGPSMSPFNAWVLSKSLETLHVRMDRHCENALALATWLELHPEIVDVKYPFLASHPQHELARKQMAQGGGVVTFEVSGGIDRGRKFLDALKMFSHSANLGDCRTIATHPASTTHSKIDEQVRKAAGIEDGSIRVSVGLEHIDDIKADIEQALSNTK, encoded by the coding sequence ATGAATAAAGAGTACCAACATTTTGCTACAAATGCGATACGTACACAACACGAAAGAGCATTTAGAGAACATAGTGTGCCTATGTATATTACTTCATCTTTCACATTTGATGATGCAGAACAAGCCAGAGCATTATTTGCTGATGAGTATGTAGACAATATCTATTCTAGATTTTCAAATCCAAACGTTAATGAGTTTGTAGAGAAAATGTGTGTGCTGGAAGGCATGGAAGATGGTTTTGGAACTGCTACAGGAATGGCTGCTGTATTTGCATCTATGATGCCATTTTTACAACAAGGAGATCATATTTTAGCATCATCTGCATTATTTGCATCTTCTACAAGAATTATCAAAGATTTTTTACCAAAATGGGGCATTGAACATAGCTTTTTTGACATAAAAAAACCTGAAACTTGGGAAAGTCAAATTCAGCCAAATACAAAAATGATATTTGCTGAAACACCATCAAATCCAGGATTGGTATTAATTGACCTAGAATACTTATGTACAATTGCCAAAAAACACAATGTACTAGTAAATATAGATAATTGTTTTGCCACACCATATTTACAACAACCTGCCAAATATGGCGTAGATATTATAACACACTCAGCTACCAAATTTATTGATGGTCAAGGTCGTGTAACTGGCGGTATTGTATTGGCTAATAAAGAATTGACTAAAGAAATTAGACAATTTTGTAGACAAACAGGACCATCTATGTCTCCATTTAATGCGTGGGTATTATCTAAAAGCTTAGAAACGCTGCATGTAAGAATGGACAGACATTGTGAAAATGCTTTAGCATTAGCAACATGGTTAGAATTGCATCCAGAAATAGTAGATGTAAAATATCCATTCTTGGCATCACATCCACAGCATGAATTGGCAAGAAAACAAATGGCTCAAGGTGGTGGTGTTGTTACTTTTGAGGTAAGTGGTGGAATTGATAGAGGAAGGAAATTTTTAGACGCATTAAAGATGTTTTCACATAGTGCAAACTTGGGCGATTGTAGAACAATAGCAACACATCCAGCATCTACAACACATAGTAAAATAGACGAACAAGTAAGAAAAGCAGCAGGAATTGAAGATGGCAGCATTCGTGTATCTGTTGGACTAGAACATATAGATGATATTAAAGCAGATATAGAACAAGCATTAAGTAATACCAAATAA
- a CDS encoding acyl-CoA desaturase, with translation MKTAMPSKETLASFEKELETLRLETRAKLGKTDEQYIKRVILVQRLTEVSARALLQFGIFPPFWLVGTGLLGISKILDNMEIGHNVMHGQYDWMNDPTIHSSNFEWDTACDGHSWRRTHNYEHHTYTNILGKDRDYGYGVIRLDEDMPFRNEDYFNIFKLAMLQIFFQWGVAVHELEADKIRDKEISIKDKIPFLKQFAKKGFRQVFKDYMFFPALGLFTGSTIPILLGNATANLIRNLWASTVIFCGHFPEGSYTFSEEECENESKGQWYYRQILGSCNFEGGKIMHIMSGHLSYQVEHHLFPDIPSTRYPEMSKKVREICKKHNIPYNTAPLHEQYFSVIKKVLKHSVPSKNKVAVA, from the coding sequence ATGAAAACAGCAATGCCATCTAAAGAAACACTAGCATCTTTTGAAAAAGAACTAGAAACACTTAGATTAGAAACTAGAGCAAAATTAGGTAAAACTGATGAGCAATATATTAAAAGAGTAATTCTAGTTCAAAGATTGACAGAAGTATCTGCAAGAGCATTATTACAATTTGGAATCTTTCCACCATTTTGGTTGGTAGGTACTGGATTGCTAGGCATATCAAAAATATTAGACAACATGGAGATTGGTCACAATGTAATGCATGGACAATATGATTGGATGAATGACCCAACGATACACTCAAGTAATTTTGAATGGGACACAGCATGTGATGGTCATTCTTGGAGAAGAACGCACAATTATGAACATCATACATATACAAACATTCTTGGAAAAGATAGAGATTATGGCTATGGCGTTATTCGTTTAGATGAAGATATGCCTTTTAGAAATGAAGACTATTTTAATATCTTTAAATTAGCTATGTTGCAAATATTTTTTCAATGGGGCGTTGCTGTTCATGAGTTAGAAGCAGATAAAATAAGAGATAAAGAAATTTCTATAAAAGATAAAATTCCATTCTTAAAACAATTTGCAAAAAAAGGATTTAGACAAGTATTTAAAGATTATATGTTTTTTCCAGCATTAGGTTTGTTTACTGGTTCAACTATTCCAATCTTATTGGGTAATGCAACAGCAAATCTTATTCGTAACCTTTGGGCATCTACTGTAATATTTTGCGGACATTTTCCAGAAGGTTCTTATACATTCTCTGAAGAAGAATGCGAAAATGAAAGCAAAGGACAATGGTATTATCGTCAAATTTTAGGTTCTTGTAATTTTGAAGGTGGAAAAATAATGCATATTATGAGTGGACATCTTAGCTATCAAGTAGAGCACCATTTATTTCCAGATATTCCATCTACACGTTATCCTGAAATGTCTAAAAAAGTAAGAGAAATATGTAAAAAGCACAATATTCCTTACAACACAGCACCATTGCATGAGCAATATTTTTCAGTAATCAAAAAAGTATTGAAACATTCTGTTCCATCAAAAAACAAAGTAGCAGTTGCATAA
- the nirK gene encoding nitrite reductase, copper-containing — MKKTNFKRIGLLMLLLFSISALFVSCKTDKQGSNELVWSADPTEKIVGEEKAILTDPPMVPPQITRKHATKVIVELEVVEKEMEIMDGVNYMFWTFGGTVPGKFIRVREGDLVEFHLKNHPSSKVPHNIDLHAVTGQGGGAEATFTAPGHETVFSFTALNKGLFIYHCATAPVGMHIANGMYGLILVEPKEGMSKVDKEYYVCQGDFYTKGAYGESGTQPFDMSKALEETPDYVLFNGKVGAIAGDNAIKAKVGEKVRLFVGNGGPNLVSSFHVIGEVFDNVYVEGGTLVNHNVQTTIVPAGGSAITEFRYKRASNLVLVDHSIFRTFNKGALGILKVEGEKNTTIYSGQSDDRIYQIEGGTIQTMPEEAKLAPKAMNKEERIAKGKQVYVSNCQACHQADGNGIPNSFPPLAKSDYIKGNSSKAISAVVNGLTGQITVNGKSYNSIMPKQSLSDDEVANVVTYILNNFGNEGGEVTPAQVAPVRKK; from the coding sequence ATGAAAAAAACAAATTTTAAAAGAATAGGACTACTAATGCTTCTATTATTTAGCATTAGCGCACTCTTTGTTTCTTGTAAAACAGATAAACAAGGGAGTAACGAATTAGTTTGGTCTGCCGACCCAACAGAAAAAATTGTAGGAGAAGAAAAAGCAATTCTTACTGATCCACCAATGGTACCACCACAAATTACAAGAAAACACGCAACTAAAGTAATTGTAGAATTAGAAGTAGTTGAGAAAGAAATGGAAATTATGGATGGTGTAAATTACATGTTCTGGACATTTGGTGGTACAGTACCTGGTAAATTTATTAGAGTAAGAGAAGGCGATTTAGTTGAATTCCACTTAAAAAACCATCCAAGCAGTAAAGTACCACACAATATAGATTTACACGCTGTAACAGGACAAGGTGGTGGTGCTGAGGCTACATTTACAGCACCTGGACATGAAACGGTATTTTCCTTCACAGCATTAAACAAAGGTTTGTTTATTTACCATTGTGCAACAGCACCAGTTGGTATGCACATTGCAAATGGTATGTATGGTTTAATTTTAGTAGAACCAAAAGAAGGAATGTCAAAAGTTGATAAAGAATATTATGTTTGCCAAGGAGATTTTTATACAAAAGGTGCATATGGAGAATCAGGAACACAACCATTTGATATGTCAAAAGCATTAGAAGAAACTCCAGACTACGTATTATTTAATGGAAAAGTAGGTGCAATAGCAGGAGACAATGCTATTAAAGCAAAAGTTGGTGAAAAAGTTAGATTGTTTGTAGGAAATGGTGGACCAAACCTAGTATCATCTTTTCACGTGATTGGTGAAGTATTTGACAATGTATATGTAGAAGGTGGAACATTAGTTAATCATAATGTGCAAACTACAATAGTTCCTGCAGGTGGTTCAGCAATTACAGAATTTAGATACAAGAGAGCAAGCAACCTAGTACTTGTTGACCACTCAATATTTAGAACATTTAATAAAGGTGCATTAGGTATCTTAAAAGTTGAAGGTGAAAAAAATACAACAATATATTCAGGACAATCTGATGATAGAATTTATCAAATTGAAGGTGGTACTATACAAACGATGCCAGAAGAAGCAAAATTGGCACCTAAAGCAATGAATAAAGAGGAAAGAATCGCGAAAGGTAAACAAGTATATGTTTCAAACTGTCAGGCATGTCACCAAGCTGATGGAAATGGTATTCCAAATTCATTCCCACCTTTAGCTAAATCTGATTACATTAAAGGCAATTCTTCTAAAGCAATTAGTGCTGTTGTAAATGGTTTAACAGGACAAATTACTGTTAATGGAAAATCATACAATAGTATTATGCCAAAACAATCATTAAGTGATGATGAAGTTGCGAATGTAGTAACTTACATACTAAATAATTTTGGAAACGAAGGTGGCGAAGTAACACCAGCACAAGTAGCACCAGTAAGAAAAAAATAG
- a CDS encoding carbonic anhydrase, whose translation MIINLCNACVHDSIDNKQHHYKTWITDSKQAILELKKGNDRFLHDKSIHHHYLEEIEQTKEGQHPHSIVLSCMDSRVPPEIIFDQGIGNIFTVRVAGNIEDSNVLASIEYAIKYAHTPLIVVMAHNHCGAVKGALKNINVSHLTQLAEQIKPSIPKNKNSNTNNHGIPREHVEFDEISDETAKKNIHQTIIDILHKSELIKSYYAKKDIDIIGAFYNIESGKVEFYTSYLDLNINQ comes from the coding sequence TTGATTATCAATTTATGTAACGCATGTGTACATGATAGTATAGATAATAAGCAACATCATTACAAAACATGGATTACAGATTCTAAACAAGCTATTTTAGAACTTAAGAAAGGTAATGATAGATTTCTACATGACAAGAGTATTCATCATCATTATTTAGAAGAAATAGAACAAACAAAAGAAGGACAACATCCACACAGTATTGTTTTATCTTGTATGGATTCTAGAGTGCCACCTGAAATAATTTTTGATCAAGGTATTGGTAATATTTTTACAGTAAGAGTTGCTGGAAATATTGAAGATAGCAATGTGCTTGCAAGCATAGAATATGCTATAAAATATGCACATACACCACTCATCGTTGTAATGGCACACAACCATTGTGGTGCTGTAAAAGGCGCATTGAAGAATATAAATGTAAGCCACTTAACGCAACTTGCAGAACAAATAAAACCATCTATACCAAAAAATAAGAATAGCAACACAAACAATCATGGTATTCCAAGAGAGCATGTAGAATTTGATGAAATTTCTGATGAAACTGCAAAGAAAAATATCCATCAAACTATTATTGATATTCTACATAAAAGCGAATTGATAAAATCATATTATGCTAAAAAAGATATAGATATCATTGGTGCATTCTACAATATAGAAAGCGGAAAAGTAGAGTTCTACACTTCTTACTTAGACCTTAATATTAATCAATAA
- a CDS encoding Rrf2 family transcriptional regulator: MIFSKSCEYALKSVIYLSANAKDDNKANVKEISNAINSPEPFTAKILQQLSKQKLITSTKGPNGGFYIEKSTKPITIYKVIEAIEGPEFFDRCILGLSDCLNKKPCPLHEYFVKHRTELKELFMKKTINDISSIEKLNLK; this comes from the coding sequence ATGATTTTTTCCAAAAGTTGTGAATACGCATTAAAATCTGTAATTTATTTATCTGCAAATGCAAAAGATGATAATAAAGCAAATGTAAAAGAGATATCTAATGCTATTAATTCTCCAGAACCGTTTACTGCTAAGATATTACAGCAATTAAGCAAACAAAAATTGATAACATCCACAAAAGGCCCAAATGGTGGGTTCTATATAGAAAAATCTACAAAACCAATTACTATATATAAAGTAATTGAAGCGATTGAAGGTCCAGAATTTTTTGATAGATGCATACTTGGGTTGTCTGATTGCTTAAATAAGAAACCATGTCCTTTGCATGAATATTTTGTAAAACATAGGACTGAATTGAAAGAACTATTTATGAAAAAAACAATTAATGATATTAGTTCTATTGAAAAATTAAATTTAAAATAA
- a CDS encoding iron-sulfur cluster-binding domain-containing protein, producing the protein MKSYFFPITEKLRLSKNVFAYHATVKAIKLERDDVINITLQPSKNWKGFISGQFIDIMYKIGSIFYTRTFSISSSLKEFKQDGTIQLSIQIQKNGKVTPQLLDGLKVDDIIGITEAKGDFILQANQEKLLFIAGGTGITPFRAMLYQCIDENRDVDIIYSCKKGKHLFADELKRLNTSNIRVHFLTSDVDGRLNAEILKNKILDIEIRPIYICGPSAMIKDTIACIQEHQLSNQEIYHEYFHATDVSNFVPTEKIDSKIELNKKRIEINCDNQSTILETLEKNSIKPKHGCRMGLCKECTCTKLSGKVYNKLTQKISDNNTEDIQICISIPIGDVKINL; encoded by the coding sequence ATGAAGTCTTACTTTTTTCCAATAACAGAAAAACTAAGATTATCAAAAAATGTATTTGCATATCATGCTACTGTAAAAGCAATAAAATTAGAAAGAGATGATGTGATAAACATTACATTACAACCATCAAAAAATTGGAAAGGATTTATTTCAGGACAATTCATAGATATTATGTACAAAATTGGTTCTATATTTTATACAAGAACATTTAGTATATCATCAAGTCTAAAAGAATTTAAACAAGATGGCACTATACAATTGAGTATTCAAATACAAAAGAATGGAAAAGTAACACCACAATTACTTGATGGTTTAAAAGTTGATGATATTATTGGAATAACAGAAGCGAAAGGTGATTTTATTCTACAAGCAAATCAAGAAAAATTATTATTCATTGCAGGCGGAACAGGCATCACACCATTTAGAGCAATGCTTTATCAATGTATTGATGAAAACAGAGATGTTGATATCATTTATTCTTGTAAAAAAGGAAAACATCTTTTTGCAGATGAATTGAAAAGATTAAACACTTCAAACATTAGAGTACATTTCCTAACATCTGATGTAGATGGAAGATTAAATGCTGAAATATTAAAAAATAAAATATTAGATATTGAAATTAGACCAATTTATATTTGCGGACCATCAGCAATGATAAAAGATACGATTGCTTGCATTCAAGAACATCAATTATCTAATCAAGAAATATATCATGAATATTTTCATGCAACAGATGTTTCTAATTTTGTTCCTACAGAAAAGATAGACAGCAAGATTGAATTAAACAAAAAAAGAATTGAAATAAATTGCGACAACCAAAGTACAATTCTTGAAACGCTAGAAAAAAATAGCATAAAACCAAAACACGGATGTAGAATGGGACTTTGCAAAGAATGTACTTGTACAAAACTTAGCGGGAAAGTCTATAATAAACTTACACAAAAAATATCAGACAACAATACTGAAGATATTCAAATATGCATCTCAATTCCAATTGGTGATGTAAAAATAAATTTATAA
- a CDS encoding formylglycine-generating enzyme family protein: protein MIFIEGGTYVPLYDLIDSGKVKIESFYIDKYPVTNKEYQVFVQKFPEWQKGNVKAIYADKNYLQHWQYSDKLGNNTQIENSPVVNISWFAAKKYCECQGKRLATVDEWEYVAIASETKKNAAKDLAFYQKILDWYGRPNPKVMPNVGKGFKNIYGVYDIHGLVWEWNLDFISALSTKDSRNGNNLDKNEFCGAASSGSKNPSNYAAFMRYAMRSSLKANYSQPNLGFRCVKSIKK, encoded by the coding sequence ATGATTTTTATTGAAGGCGGCACGTATGTGCCGCTTTATGATTTAATAGATTCAGGAAAGGTAAAAATAGAATCATTTTATATAGATAAATATCCAGTTACAAATAAAGAATATCAAGTATTTGTTCAGAAATTTCCTGAATGGCAAAAAGGAAATGTTAAAGCCATCTATGCTGATAAAAATTATCTACAACACTGGCAGTATTCAGATAAACTTGGCAATAATACACAAATAGAAAATAGTCCTGTTGTGAACATATCGTGGTTTGCAGCAAAGAAATATTGTGAGTGTCAAGGAAAGAGATTGGCAACAGTAGATGAATGGGAATATGTTGCAATAGCAAGTGAAACTAAGAAAAATGCAGCAAAAGATTTAGCATTTTATCAAAAAATATTAGATTGGTACGGAAGACCAAATCCCAAAGTAATGCCCAATGTTGGCAAAGGATTTAAAAATATATATGGTGTGTATGATATCCATGGTTTGGTTTGGGAATGGAATTTAGATTTTATCTCAGCATTGTCTACCAAAGACAGTAGAAATGGAAACAACTTAGACAAAAATGAGTTTTGTGGAGCTGCCTCAAGTGGTTCTAAAAACCCAAGTAACTATGCTGCATTCATGCGTTATGCTATGCGCTCGAGTTTAAAGGCAAATTATAGTCAACCGAATTTAGGATTTAGATGTGTAAAAAGTATTAAAAAATAA
- a CDS encoding c-type cytochrome, which produces MKKNILKSSLLLLLISFATIGLNSCGSKTEEKSTTEDVVTDEPTSMIEEPTANAENGKAIFDTKCIACHKATDEKLIGPGLKGVTAKKMKNG; this is translated from the coding sequence ATGAAAAAAAATATCTTAAAATCTAGTTTATTACTATTGCTTATTTCATTTGCTACTATTGGATTAAACTCATGTGGCAGCAAAACAGAAGAAAAATCTACTACCGAAGATGTTGTAACTGATGAGCCAACAAGTATGATTGAAGAACCTACTGCAAATGCAGAAAATGGTAAGGCTATCTTCGATACTAAATGTATTGCTTGTCATAAAGCTACAGATGAGAAACTTATTGGCCCAGGACTAAAAGGCGTTACAGCTAAAAAGATGAAGAATGGATAG
- a CDS encoding SCO family protein — protein sequence MKKLLIYIMLVSIIISCKNKKQEDACCKKPETSTDEKKFNTDITLYDIETIWTNQENNKMSLSDFKQKKAIVLAMIFTNCKAACPRITADLQRIEKEIPKDELDNVAFVLVTMDPDRDTPEQLKEFAGIHQLDLKRWTLLTATPSEVLEFANVFNVQLTKTEDGNFDHSNIIHIINSNGNIVHQQIGLDINPTESIDIIKSILSK from the coding sequence ATGAAAAAACTATTAATATATATAATGTTAGTCAGCATCATTATTTCTTGTAAAAATAAAAAACAAGAAGATGCATGTTGCAAAAAACCAGAAACATCAACTGATGAGAAAAAATTTAATACAGACATCACTTTGTATGATATTGAAACTATTTGGACGAACCAAGAAAATAACAAAATGTCCTTAAGTGATTTTAAACAAAAAAAAGCTATAGTGCTAGCAATGATATTTACTAACTGTAAGGCTGCGTGCCCAAGAATTACTGCTGATTTGCAACGTATAGAAAAAGAAATTCCAAAAGATGAATTGGACAATGTTGCTTTTGTTTTGGTAACTATGGATCCAGATAGAGACACGCCAGAACAACTAAAAGAATTTGCAGGCATACATCAATTAGACTTAAAACGTTGGACATTGCTTACTGCAACACCATCTGAAGTATTAGAATTTGCTAATGTATTTAATGTTCAACTTACTAAAACAGAAGATGGAAACTTTGATCATTCAAATATTATTCATATTATAAACAGTAATGGAAACATTGTGCATCAGCAAATTGGTCTTGATATTAACCCAACAGAAAGCATTGATATCATCAAATCAATATTGTCTAAATAA